One genomic window of Sulfurovum lithotrophicum includes the following:
- the recG gene encoding ATP-dependent DNA helicase RecG: protein MEEAKQLFKKLKIYSLLDLALIVPTSYNDTTLSTTLEIGKIHTLEAKVIESSIYGGKLRVSFLLTQSGRRISSTFFRVTPYHHKLFEVGSTHYIQGRLEEYKGYLQMPQPKSIKQVGKITPKYKTVLKESEIASLMEVYITEKNLFNEGLDSKEVATLMRVHFPKSLDEVYENGGYKSEILEVLKFVEAYNHLRKLRGKKVDFPALRALNGEMEPFVSNLPFTLTEEQQNVIVQIQKDLAREDKAAKRMIVGDVGSGKTMVILASVMMALPYKSILMAPTSLLALQLYEEACKHLPKSVRIALVMQGKDEGNYREADFIIGTHALLFKEDLPEASLVMVDEQHRFGTKQRQSLEALVSSGERKPHYLQFSATPIPRTQAMMESELLDVSLITTTPFKREVLTQTIGREEFPDLMTHIKEEIAQQHQVLIIYPLVEESSEVPYQSLDESRGFWESRFDNVYVTHGKDKQKEEVLLAFREKGDILLATTVVEVGISLPRLTLIVIVGAERLGLATLHQLRGRVGRNGLKSWCYLFSNSKENYRLEQFAQTANGFEIAKLDLKFRDSGDILDGTIQSGQRFKWLDMAEDEAVISYAKVRLKNA from the coding sequence GTGGAAGAAGCCAAACAACTTTTTAAAAAACTCAAGATCTATTCTCTGCTCGATCTTGCGCTCATCGTACCGACCTCCTACAACGACACTACCCTTTCAACAACGCTGGAAATAGGAAAGATCCATACACTTGAAGCCAAAGTGATCGAGAGCAGCATTTATGGAGGGAAACTGAGAGTGAGCTTCCTCTTGACACAGTCAGGGCGAAGGATTTCATCCACTTTTTTTCGTGTTACCCCTTACCACCACAAACTCTTTGAAGTGGGTTCAACCCATTATATTCAGGGCAGACTTGAAGAGTACAAGGGCTATCTTCAGATGCCGCAGCCAAAGTCCATCAAACAGGTAGGGAAGATCACTCCAAAATACAAAACCGTACTCAAGGAGAGCGAAATCGCTTCTTTGATGGAAGTGTACATTACAGAGAAGAATCTCTTCAACGAAGGTCTGGATTCCAAAGAAGTGGCGACACTGATGCGTGTACATTTCCCCAAAAGTTTAGATGAAGTGTATGAGAACGGTGGCTACAAGTCCGAGATCTTAGAAGTACTGAAATTCGTTGAAGCCTACAACCACCTTAGAAAACTGCGTGGGAAGAAAGTGGACTTTCCTGCTTTGCGTGCACTTAACGGAGAGATGGAACCCTTTGTTTCAAATCTCCCTTTTACGCTTACAGAGGAGCAGCAGAATGTCATAGTGCAGATACAGAAGGACCTTGCAAGAGAGGACAAAGCAGCAAAACGGATGATCGTTGGAGATGTAGGCTCCGGGAAAACAATGGTGATCCTTGCTTCGGTGATGATGGCTCTGCCGTATAAAAGCATTTTAATGGCGCCGACATCACTTCTTGCACTTCAGCTTTATGAAGAGGCCTGTAAACATTTACCGAAGTCTGTCAGGATCGCTCTGGTCATGCAGGGGAAAGACGAGGGGAACTACCGGGAAGCGGATTTCATCATAGGTACGCATGCGCTTCTGTTCAAAGAGGACCTTCCTGAAGCGTCGCTGGTCATGGTGGATGAGCAGCACCGCTTCGGGACCAAACAGCGCCAGAGTCTTGAGGCACTGGTGAGTTCGGGTGAGCGAAAACCGCACTATCTGCAATTTTCGGCTACACCCATTCCCAGAACGCAGGCGATGATGGAGTCCGAACTGCTCGATGTCTCCCTCATCACCACAACGCCTTTTAAAAGAGAGGTACTGACACAAACCATCGGCAGAGAGGAATTTCCTGACCTGATGACTCATATCAAAGAGGAGATCGCACAGCAGCACCAGGTGCTCATCATTTATCCGCTGGTGGAAGAGAGTTCCGAAGTCCCTTACCAATCCCTGGATGAGAGCAGAGGATTCTGGGAAAGCAGGTTTGACAATGTCTATGTGACGCATGGCAAGGATAAGCAGAAAGAGGAGGTGCTGCTTGCATTCAGGGAAAAGGGAGATATACTTCTTGCAACCACAGTTGTGGAAGTCGGTATCTCTCTGCCCAGACTCACGCTCATTGTCATCGTGGGAGCGGAGCGTCTTGGTCTGGCTACACTGCACCAGCTAAGGGGACGGGTAGGGCGTAACGGCCTGAAGAGCTGGTGCTACCTTTTCTCGAACAGCAAAGAGAACTACAGGCTCGAACAGTTTGCACAGACCGCCAATGGCTTCGAGATAGCCAAACTCGACCTGAAATTTCGTGACAGTGGAGATATACTGGACGGTACTATCCAGAGCGGACAGCGTTTCAAATGGCTGGATATGGCAGAGGATGAAGCAGTTATATCATACGCCAAAGTACGTCTTAAAAATGCATAA
- a CDS encoding dehypoxanthine futalosine cyclase, whose amino-acid sequence MPKTKRMTIDEAIDLIENADLKTLGKMALARKKEMHPKGVTTFVVDRNINYTNICWVDCKFCAFYTHEKKEDAYILSFDEIDQKIDELVAIGGTQILFQGGVHPKLEIEWYEDLVEHIHQKYPQVTIHGFSAIEIDYIAKRSNLSISEVLARLKAKGLSSIPGAGAEILSDRVRDIIAPKKLDKDTWLEVHREAHKLGIKSTATMMYGTVETTREIVEHWDYVRQLQDETGGFRAFIMWSYQSDHTQLKRELPTITKTTSNQYLRYLAVARLFLDNVPNIQSSWVTQGSYIGQMALLFGANDLGSTMMEENVVSAAGAKNEMNQEEMVRLIRDIGEKPAKRNTAYEILERF is encoded by the coding sequence ATGCCAAAAACAAAACGCATGACCATTGATGAAGCCATCGATCTCATAGAGAACGCCGATCTCAAAACACTGGGTAAAATGGCCCTGGCACGCAAAAAAGAAATGCATCCCAAAGGGGTGACCACTTTTGTCGTGGACAGGAACATCAACTATACCAATATCTGCTGGGTCGACTGTAAATTTTGTGCCTTTTACACGCATGAAAAGAAGGAGGATGCCTATATCCTCTCTTTTGATGAGATAGACCAGAAGATCGACGAACTTGTCGCCATAGGCGGAACGCAGATACTTTTTCAGGGTGGGGTACACCCTAAACTTGAGATCGAATGGTATGAGGACCTGGTGGAGCATATCCATCAGAAATACCCGCAGGTCACCATTCACGGTTTTTCTGCCATTGAGATAGACTATATTGCAAAACGTTCCAACCTGAGTATTTCCGAAGTTTTGGCACGCCTCAAGGCCAAAGGGCTCAGTTCCATCCCGGGGGCCGGAGCGGAGATACTTTCCGACAGGGTACGCGACATCATCGCGCCCAAGAAGCTTGACAAGGATACCTGGCTGGAAGTGCATAGGGAAGCTCACAAGCTGGGCATCAAATCGACAGCGACCATGATGTACGGGACCGTAGAGACGACCAGAGAGATCGTGGAGCACTGGGATTACGTGCGTCAGCTTCAGGATGAGACAGGCGGTTTCAGGGCTTTCATTATGTGGTCCTACCAGAGTGACCATACACAGCTCAAAAGAGAATTGCCGACCATAACCAAGACAACATCCAACCAGTATCTGCGTTACCTGGCCGTGGCGAGGCTCTTTTTGGACAATGTCCCCAACATCCAGAGTTCATGGGTAACACAGGGTTCCTATATCGGCCAGATGGCACTGCTTTTTGGTGCGAACGATCTCGGCTCTACCATGATGGAAGAGAACGTTGTTTCCGCAGCAGGAGCAAAGAACGAGATGAACCAGGAAGAGATGGTGCGTCTCATCAGGGATATCGGTGAAAAACCGGCAAAGCGGAATACGGCATATGAGATTTTGGAAAGATTTTAA
- a CDS encoding type II secretion system protein, with product MKNTNAFTLLEVTIVIVILGIVASIGSEIIANVYKNYLLQRATYSASLKTELAAQQIANLLSHRIPHTTIAKNPDNLSDFLLVTDPTNNSDYTHTQLEWIGADNDGFSASIRPPWNGFADVDASDQTKVITPGSKLSLTDSIISNLSNSQVSLSGPQYPAIFFRDMRYTDDGSTPKLYDILTCMGVTSNDNTCISAVSRTGEEQLDFQTPGSGVANKVISEHYKLAWSAYSICPKNRGNRHYDLVLFYNYQPWEGERLNGTDCSSTVGEHATVITNVTVFKFAESGNTFRFKLCAQENIGGDYNITICKEKAIIL from the coding sequence TTGAAAAACACAAACGCATTTACACTTTTGGAGGTAACAATAGTTATTGTTATTTTGGGCATAGTCGCTTCGATCGGCTCTGAGATCATTGCCAATGTCTACAAGAACTACCTTTTACAGCGTGCTACATACAGCGCCAGTCTGAAAACAGAGCTTGCGGCACAGCAGATAGCAAATCTGCTAAGCCATAGAATTCCTCATACTACCATTGCAAAAAACCCTGATAACCTGTCCGATTTCCTGTTAGTCACAGACCCTACCAATAATTCGGACTATACCCATACACAACTTGAATGGATAGGTGCGGACAATGACGGTTTTTCAGCTTCCATACGGCCGCCGTGGAACGGGTTTGCCGATGTTGATGCCTCTGATCAGACAAAAGTCATTACTCCCGGCTCAAAACTTTCCCTCACCGACAGTATTATCTCCAATCTATCAAATTCCCAGGTTTCTCTGAGCGGTCCCCAATATCCGGCAATTTTTTTCAGAGATATGAGATATACAGATGATGGTTCAACTCCAAAACTGTATGACATTTTGACCTGTATGGGCGTAACCTCAAATGACAACACATGTATATCTGCTGTCAGCCGGACAGGAGAGGAACAGCTTGATTTTCAGACACCGGGTTCAGGGGTTGCCAACAAGGTCATTTCGGAGCATTATAAACTGGCATGGAGTGCCTACTCCATCTGCCCTAAAAATCGGGGAAACAGACATTATGACCTTGTATTGTTTTACAATTATCAACCTTGGGAGGGCGAACGCCTGAATGGTACTGATTGCAGTTCGACAGTAGGAGAGCATGCAACAGTGATCACCAATGTCACCGTCTTTAAATTTGCTGAATCAGGCAATACTTTCAGATTCAAACTCTGTGCCCAGGAAAATATCGGCGGTGACTACAATATCACCATATGCAAAGAAAAGGCAATAATACTATGA
- the nusB gene encoding transcription antitermination factor NusB, which produces MATRHQARTAVVGLLYAYDLGNENIAKFSDEILEEDKIRNKQRDFSHDLFDGTIENLEMLDAEIKKHLTDWDYDAIGRVEKAILRLGAYEILVAKTDRAIIINEAVELAKSLADEKSPQFINGVLDAIGK; this is translated from the coding sequence ATGGCAACAAGACATCAGGCAAGAACAGCAGTCGTAGGTTTGCTTTACGCTTATGACCTGGGCAATGAGAACATCGCCAAATTCTCCGACGAGATACTCGAAGAGGACAAGATACGCAACAAGCAGAGAGATTTTTCGCATGACCTTTTTGACGGGACCATAGAAAATCTCGAAATGCTCGATGCTGAGATAAAGAAACATTTGACCGATTGGGATTATGATGCTATCGGCAGAGTGGAAAAGGCCATTTTGCGTCTGGGGGCCTATGAGATACTCGTAGCCAAAACAGACAGGGCCATTATCATCAACGAAGCGGTGGAGCTTGCGAAATCGCTTGCAGACGAAAAATCACCGCAGTTTATCAACGGCGTGCTGGATGCGATAGGGAAATAA
- a CDS encoding M16 family metallopeptidase, which yields MAEMVKEVKIKDTQVPVVFEEGNFIPIVSLQLVFTNAGHLSNTKDGLADMSAKLLNEGTKKDGSVGFAQKLDDHAVDVSAHVGRESFVFEVSALKSEFPYAIERLKELLQDPNYTSEALEQVKRQKIGWLTQKKSDFDYIAATKLREILFKDTPLARPYDGTFESIKSISLDDIKGFVSTHLGYNNAIAVIGGDISFDEAEKYVNELLPLLPKVKKVKTPWFTASDKREIVFIPEDTQQAYIYFGAPFNYTYKEKDQYKAKIAEYILGGAGFGSRLMEEIRVKRGLTYGAYSMLRRTKYASYLSGYLQTKLSTQDEAKALVQKVVDDFVGKGITADELEAAKKFLVGSEPLRMETLSQRLNRAYNEFYYGRPLGFSKEQLKKIETVTLDEMNAFITSHKELSDLSFSIVTKK from the coding sequence ATGGCAGAGATGGTAAAAGAGGTTAAAATTAAAGATACGCAGGTTCCTGTAGTATTTGAAGAGGGGAATTTTATTCCCATTGTCTCGTTACAGCTTGTATTTACCAATGCGGGTCACTTGAGCAATACCAAGGACGGTTTGGCAGATATGTCGGCTAAACTCCTGAATGAGGGTACGAAAAAAGACGGCAGTGTGGGATTTGCGCAAAAGCTCGATGACCATGCCGTGGATGTTTCTGCGCATGTCGGACGTGAGAGTTTCGTTTTTGAAGTCTCTGCGCTTAAAAGTGAATTTCCCTATGCCATCGAGAGGCTCAAAGAGCTGTTGCAGGACCCCAACTATACCTCTGAAGCGCTTGAGCAGGTGAAACGCCAGAAGATCGGCTGGCTAACACAGAAGAAGAGTGATTTCGACTACATTGCAGCAACGAAACTAAGAGAAATACTGTTCAAAGATACGCCGCTGGCCAGGCCGTATGATGGGACATTTGAGAGTATCAAGTCTATCTCTCTTGATGATATCAAAGGCTTCGTCTCTACACACTTGGGCTACAACAATGCTATAGCTGTCATAGGAGGAGATATCTCTTTCGATGAGGCAGAAAAATATGTGAATGAACTTTTGCCACTGTTACCCAAGGTAAAAAAAGTGAAGACTCCCTGGTTTACCGCCTCCGATAAAAGAGAAATAGTGTTCATCCCTGAAGATACGCAGCAGGCGTATATCTATTTTGGAGCACCGTTTAACTACACTTACAAAGAGAAAGACCAGTACAAAGCAAAGATCGCAGAGTATATTCTCGGCGGGGCTGGGTTTGGTTCAAGACTGATGGAAGAGATACGCGTCAAGAGAGGGCTGACTTATGGTGCATACTCAATGCTGCGACGTACCAAATACGCTTCCTATCTCAGCGGTTATCTCCAAACGAAACTCAGTACACAGGATGAAGCCAAGGCGCTGGTACAGAAGGTTGTGGATGATTTTGTTGGCAAAGGGATTACGGCTGATGAGCTTGAAGCTGCCAAAAAATTCCTTGTGGGAAGCGAACCGCTCAGAATGGAAACACTCAGTCAGAGACTCAACCGTGCCTACAACGAGTTCTACTATGGCAGGCCGCTTGGTTTCTCCAAAGAACAACTCAAAAAGATCGAGACCGTGACACTGGATGAGATGAACGCTTTCATTACATCACATAAGGAGTTGTCAGATCTTTCATTCTCTATCGTGACGAAAAAATAA
- the hpf gene encoding ribosome hibernation-promoting factor, HPF/YfiA family, which yields MNKSITGRHFELTDAIKAYADALLDGLKKYNLDITSANIVISADEKNGKKGFHVEFIVNLKDKNTIVITQVDKDVYAAMDLASERVKKGLRRHKEKIKDHKVMSFKDMGEEAEAVSEIATEDIEIVPMDLELHKPLDFEEAIDALRDEKKRQFIVFNDYDGHMRVMYKRADGKFGLY from the coding sequence ATGAATAAAAGTATTACAGGAAGACACTTCGAACTGACCGATGCCATCAAAGCGTATGCAGATGCACTGCTTGACGGCCTCAAGAAATATAATTTGGACATTACCTCGGCAAACATTGTTATTTCGGCAGATGAGAAGAACGGGAAAAAAGGTTTTCATGTAGAATTCATTGTAAATCTCAAAGACAAGAACACCATCGTCATCACGCAGGTTGACAAAGATGTCTATGCCGCGATGGACCTTGCCAGTGAAAGAGTAAAAAAAGGTCTCAGAAGACACAAAGAGAAGATCAAAGACCATAAGGTCATGAGCTTTAAAGACATGGGTGAAGAAGCAGAAGCCGTTTCAGAGATCGCAACTGAAGATATTGAGATCGTACCTATGGATCTAGAACTGCACAAGCCTCTTGACTTCGAAGAAGCCATTGATGCACTGAGAGATGAGAAGAAAAGACAGTTCATTGTCTTTAACGACTACGATGGCCATATGCGGGTCATGTACAAAAGAGCTGACGGCAAATTCGGGCTTTATTAA
- the ribH gene encoding 6,7-dimethyl-8-ribityllumazine synthase: MKIVEGNLSVDKSKKVAIINARFNHFITDRLVEGAKDAYTRHGGNPDDLDLILVPGAFEIPFALDKALASGKYDAVCCLGAVIRGATPHFDYVSAEATKGVANVTLKYGKPATFGVLTVDSIEQAIERAGTKAGNKGAEAMVGLIELINLYGSLEK, translated from the coding sequence ATGAAAATAGTAGAAGGAAATCTTTCCGTAGACAAAAGCAAAAAAGTAGCGATCATCAATGCAAGATTCAACCACTTCATTACAGACAGACTGGTAGAAGGGGCAAAAGATGCCTATACAAGACATGGTGGGAATCCTGATGATCTTGACCTGATCCTCGTACCGGGTGCTTTCGAAATCCCGTTCGCTCTGGATAAAGCTTTGGCATCAGGGAAATACGATGCAGTATGCTGTCTCGGTGCCGTGATCAGAGGTGCGACACCGCATTTTGACTATGTATCTGCTGAAGCGACAAAAGGCGTGGCCAACGTCACGCTCAAGTACGGAAAACCGGCAACTTTCGGCGTATTGACCGTTGACAGTATTGAACAGGCGATCGAAAGAGCCGGAACCAAAGCTGGCAACAAGGGTGCTGAAGCGATGGTAGGACTGATCGAGCTTATCAATCTTTACGGATCATTAGAAAAATAA
- the kdsA gene encoding 3-deoxy-8-phosphooctulonate synthase, with protein MILIAGPCVLESRENVMRIAESLGKYDDDCTKDFYFKASFDKANRTSLDSFRGPGLEEGLKMLQEVKDQFGYKILTDVHDYTQPAAAAEVADVLQIPAFLSRQTDLLVAAAKTSAVVNIKKGQFLAPAAMEHSVAKVLKTRGFDGEVNYENAEKYNVWLTERGSSFGYGNLVVDMRGLVTMRQFAPVIFDATHSVQMPASGGASSGGDSSFVPYLSRAAAAVGVDGFFFETHFDPSIALSDGPNMIELQKLDGLIEQIDEIRSIVE; from the coding sequence ATGATACTGATCGCCGGGCCCTGTGTTCTTGAAAGCCGTGAAAATGTGATGCGTATTGCCGAATCATTGGGAAAATACGATGATGACTGTACAAAAGATTTTTACTTCAAGGCTAGCTTCGACAAAGCAAACCGTACCAGTCTGGACAGTTTCAGAGGCCCCGGTCTTGAAGAGGGGCTCAAAATGCTGCAGGAAGTCAAAGATCAGTTCGGTTACAAGATACTGACCGATGTGCATGACTATACACAGCCCGCAGCTGCGGCAGAAGTGGCAGATGTCTTGCAGATACCGGCTTTCCTCTCACGTCAGACAGACCTGCTGGTAGCCGCGGCAAAGACCTCTGCTGTAGTGAACATCAAAAAAGGGCAGTTTTTGGCACCGGCTGCTATGGAACACTCCGTGGCCAAAGTACTCAAGACCAGAGGCTTTGACGGCGAGGTGAATTACGAGAATGCCGAAAAATACAATGTTTGGCTGACTGAACGAGGCTCGAGCTTCGGGTACGGGAACCTGGTGGTCGATATGCGCGGACTGGTCACTATGCGGCAATTTGCACCGGTGATCTTCGATGCGACACATTCGGTACAGATGCCTGCATCAGGTGGAGCAAGCAGTGGAGGAGACAGTTCTTTTGTGCCATATCTTTCACGTGCGGCCGCAGCAGTTGGAGTGGACGGTTTTTTCTTTGAGACCCATTTTGATCCAAGCATCGCTTTGAGTGACGGTCCGAATATGATAGAATTGCAAAAACTTGACGGGTTGATCGAGCAGATTGATGAGATCAGGTCGATTGTAGAGTAG